The Bicyclus anynana chromosome Z, ilBicAnyn1.1, whole genome shotgun sequence genome window below encodes:
- the LOC112045532 gene encoding bombyxin A-3 homolog codes for MKTHSILLLLACLGFMSAVSSQNTYCGRRLAVALDYVCEGHLIKRSEPEAAAFELSWPWIEPARAYTMGFRSKRQVVAECCDKPCTVDELMTYCGV; via the exons ATGAAGACCCACTCCATACTTCTGCTCCTGGCTTGCTTGG GTTTCATGTCGGCAGTGTCATCCCAGAACACATACTGCGGGAGACGTTTGGCCGTTGCATTGGACTACGTATGTGAAGGACATTTGATCAAGAGATCCGAGCCTGAAGCTGCCGCTTTTGAGCTAAGCTGGCCGTGGATTGAGCCAGCTAGAGCCTACACCATGGGATTCCGTTCTAAGAGACAAGTGGTCGCCGAATGCTGCGATAAACCTTGCACTGTCGATGAGCTGATGACATATTGCGGCGTTTAA
- the LOC112045530 gene encoding proton-coupled amino acid transporter-like protein pathetic isoform X2 yields MEIPGRDIEVDEDYNPFEHRKLAHPTSDFDTLIHLLKGSLGSGILAMPMAFMNAGLYFGLVATFLIGGICTYCVHVLVKTSHELCFRMQKPSLGFAETAEAAFLSGPPAAHKFSRLAKAMINWFLVIDLLGCCCVYIVFVSKNVKQVVDYHAEDSDWLPHDMNLRYYMVALLPLLILMNLIRNLKYLAPFSMIANLLVATGMAITFYYLFQDIPSMSERSKFAEWERLPTFFGTAIFALEGIGVVMPLENNMKTPTHFIGCPGVLNFGMFFVVSLYALVGFFGYLKFGNLTEGSITLNLPKDEVLGQCVKLMIAVAIFFTYCLQFYVPMEIIWKNVRHLFGAKKNLAEYSIRIGIIILTVCIAVAIPDLGPFISLVGAVCLSFLGLIFPAVIETVAFWDRPNGLGRFNWVLWKNTFLICFGILGFLTGSYVSILDIINGGE; encoded by the exons ATGGAGATCCCAGGGAGAGATATCGAGGTGGATGAGGACTATAACCCGTTCGAACACCGGAAACTAGCTCACCCTACGTC TGACTTCGATACTTTGATCCACTTGCTGAAGGGTTCGCTGGGCAGTGGGATTTTAGCCATGCCAATGGCTTTTATGAACGCAGGCCTCTACTTTGGCCTGGTGGCCACTTTCCTCATCGGTGGAATTTGCACCTATTGTGTACACGTCCTCGTCAAGACTTCCCACGAACTGTGCTTTAGAATGCAGAAGCCGTCATTGGGTTTCGCTGAAACTGCTGAGGCTGCCTTCTTGTCCGGACCACCTGCTGCACACAAATTTTCGAGACTTGCCAA ggCCATGATAAACTGGTTCCTCGTGATCGACCTTTTGGGCTGTTGCTGCGTATACATCGTCTTTGTTTCCAAGAACGTGAAGCAAGTAGTGGACTATCACGCTGAGGACAGTGATTGGCTACCTCATGACATGAACCTGAGATACTACATGGTGGCACTTCTCCCTCTGCTCATCTTGATGAATCTTATCAGAAACCTGAAATATCTGGCACCTTTCTCCATGATCGCCAATCTGCTTGTTGCAACTGGAATGGCCATAACTTTCTACTATCTGTTTCAAGATATTCCTAGCATGAGTGAGCGCAGTAAATTCGCTGAATGGGAACGTCTGCCAACCTTCTTCGGAACTGCCATATTTGCTCTTGAGGGCATTGGTGTGGTCATGCCGCTTGAAAACAACATGAAGACCCCAACCCACTTCATCGGATGTCCTGGAGTCCTCAACTTTGGCATGTTTTTCGTAGTTTCTCTGTACGCTCTTGTTGGATTCTTTGGATATTTGAAATTCGGCAATTTGACCGAAGGAAGTATCACTCTCAACTTACCCAAAGACGAAgt ACTGGGACAATGCGTCAAATTGATGATTGCTGTAGCTATCTTCTTCACATACTGTCTCCAGTTCTACGTGCCCATGGAAATCATCTGGAAGAACGTGCGTCATCTGTTCGGGGCCAAGAAGAACCTCGCTGAATACAGCATCCGGATTGGCATTATCATCTTGACCGTGTGTATCGCCGTGGCCATTCCTGATCTCGGACCGTTCATTTCATTGGTCGGTGCGGTCTGCCTTTCGTTCCTCGGCCTCATATTCCCAGCGGTCATCGAAACAGTAGCCTTCTGGGACCGCCCCAACGGCTTGGGTCGGTTCAACTGGGTCCTCTGGAAGAACACTTTCCTGATCTGCTTCGGAATACTCGGTTTCTTAACGGGTTCCTATGTCAGcattttagatattattaatgGTGGCGAATAA
- the LOC112045530 gene encoding proton-coupled amino acid transporter-like protein pathetic isoform X1 produces the protein MSKKQLHNQAAIPLAPAVFKKPQMRPMIAEYDPRRKGVKNDLSDIVMVKYKVDPNEIPVEQQAGSTLPLMEIPGRDIEVDEDYNPFEHRKLAHPTSDFDTLIHLLKGSLGSGILAMPMAFMNAGLYFGLVATFLIGGICTYCVHVLVKTSHELCFRMQKPSLGFAETAEAAFLSGPPAAHKFSRLAKAMINWFLVIDLLGCCCVYIVFVSKNVKQVVDYHAEDSDWLPHDMNLRYYMVALLPLLILMNLIRNLKYLAPFSMIANLLVATGMAITFYYLFQDIPSMSERSKFAEWERLPTFFGTAIFALEGIGVVMPLENNMKTPTHFIGCPGVLNFGMFFVVSLYALVGFFGYLKFGNLTEGSITLNLPKDEVLGQCVKLMIAVAIFFTYCLQFYVPMEIIWKNVRHLFGAKKNLAEYSIRIGIIILTVCIAVAIPDLGPFISLVGAVCLSFLGLIFPAVIETVAFWDRPNGLGRFNWVLWKNTFLICFGILGFLTGSYVSILDIINGGE, from the exons AAACCTCAAATGCGGCCGATGATTGCCGAATACGATCCGAGGAGGAAAGGCGTTAAAAATGATCTATCAGATATCGTCATGGTCAA GTACAAAGTTGATCCAAATGAGATACCAGTGGAACAACAGGCTGGGTCCACCCTCCCTCTTATGGAGATCCCAGGGAGAGATATCGAGGTGGATGAGGACTATAACCCGTTCGAACACCGGAAACTAGCTCACCCTACGTC TGACTTCGATACTTTGATCCACTTGCTGAAGGGTTCGCTGGGCAGTGGGATTTTAGCCATGCCAATGGCTTTTATGAACGCAGGCCTCTACTTTGGCCTGGTGGCCACTTTCCTCATCGGTGGAATTTGCACCTATTGTGTACACGTCCTCGTCAAGACTTCCCACGAACTGTGCTTTAGAATGCAGAAGCCGTCATTGGGTTTCGCTGAAACTGCTGAGGCTGCCTTCTTGTCCGGACCACCTGCTGCACACAAATTTTCGAGACTTGCCAA ggCCATGATAAACTGGTTCCTCGTGATCGACCTTTTGGGCTGTTGCTGCGTATACATCGTCTTTGTTTCCAAGAACGTGAAGCAAGTAGTGGACTATCACGCTGAGGACAGTGATTGGCTACCTCATGACATGAACCTGAGATACTACATGGTGGCACTTCTCCCTCTGCTCATCTTGATGAATCTTATCAGAAACCTGAAATATCTGGCACCTTTCTCCATGATCGCCAATCTGCTTGTTGCAACTGGAATGGCCATAACTTTCTACTATCTGTTTCAAGATATTCCTAGCATGAGTGAGCGCAGTAAATTCGCTGAATGGGAACGTCTGCCAACCTTCTTCGGAACTGCCATATTTGCTCTTGAGGGCATTGGTGTGGTCATGCCGCTTGAAAACAACATGAAGACCCCAACCCACTTCATCGGATGTCCTGGAGTCCTCAACTTTGGCATGTTTTTCGTAGTTTCTCTGTACGCTCTTGTTGGATTCTTTGGATATTTGAAATTCGGCAATTTGACCGAAGGAAGTATCACTCTCAACTTACCCAAAGACGAAgt ACTGGGACAATGCGTCAAATTGATGATTGCTGTAGCTATCTTCTTCACATACTGTCTCCAGTTCTACGTGCCCATGGAAATCATCTGGAAGAACGTGCGTCATCTGTTCGGGGCCAAGAAGAACCTCGCTGAATACAGCATCCGGATTGGCATTATCATCTTGACCGTGTGTATCGCCGTGGCCATTCCTGATCTCGGACCGTTCATTTCATTGGTCGGTGCGGTCTGCCTTTCGTTCCTCGGCCTCATATTCCCAGCGGTCATCGAAACAGTAGCCTTCTGGGACCGCCCCAACGGCTTGGGTCGGTTCAACTGGGTCCTCTGGAAGAACACTTTCCTGATCTGCTTCGGAATACTCGGTTTCTTAACGGGTTCCTATGTCAGcattttagatattattaatgGTGGCGAATAA